The Moorella glycerini genomic interval ACGGCCAGGACGGTGCTGGAGCTAACGGAAAAAATCATCGCCCGCCACCAGCTCACCACCCTGATGGTGACCCACAACCTGGAGCAGGCCCTGCGCACCGGCAACCGCACCATTATGATGCACGAGGGGCGTATTATCCTGGACCTATCCGGCCCGCAGCGGGCCGGAACCACGGTAGCCGACCTCTTGAAAATGTTTGAACAGGCCAGCGGCAGCGCCTTTGCCGACGATAGGGTACTGCTAACAGGTAGCTGATGCTGACAATCCCGGGTTAAGCGGGGCTAGTTTTTGGGAGTAAAGGAATTTCCATTGCCCGCCTGGAAAAATAATGGTATGATTTAGCCAAAGGGGGAGCCACCATGCCAGAGGAAGCCAGAAAAGAAATAGCGGCCGGAACAGATGAGCAAGGGTTATTTCCTCGTGGTTTCGACCCGTTTGGCTATATCATCCAGCAGCTGACTAACATGGACGCTCGTTATGAAGCGCGCTTTGACCGGATTGAAACGAGGATCGATAAACTTGACACCCGGATTGATAAACTTGACAGTAAAATCGATACCCAGATAAATGCTTTGCGCCAGGAAATGCATGAGAATATCACTGGCCTGCGCCAGGAAATGCACGAGAATATTACTGGCTTGCGCCAGGAAATGCGCGAGAATATCACTGGCTTGCGCCAGGAAATGCAGGAAAATGATGCCCGGTTACAGCAGGAAATTGCGATATTACGGCAGGAAATCAAGTCAGGGCAACAGGAAATACGTAGCATCCATAGATGGTCTATCGCCAGTATAGTAACTACTATTGTTGGTCTGGGGGGTGTTATCGCTTCCCTACTGGCCATCCTGGCCCGGCTACCTTAATCAATCCAGGAGTGGATACTATGGGTATAAAAAGAGAGCTCCTCGTTAAATACTTTAAACAGCTAACACCAGAGCAAAAAATGAAGATGGTGCCACAACTGGGGCGGTATGCGGATAGGCTAAAGCTGGGAATAAAGAGGGCCAGGAAAAATGGACGACCCGATAATTAAGGTTAGCGCTATACTGGAAAAAATAGATATGCCCTATTGCCTCATCGGAGGCTATGCTGTTGCTGCCTATGGCGCACCCAGATATACCGCTGATGTTGATTTTTTGGTATCCCGCTTAAAAGATTATAGTGAGCAGCTACAAGCTAATTTACAAGAAGAAAATCTATTTTTCGAGATCTCCAGGGCCGACCTGTTAGATCCTCTCGGCGATATTGTTACCATAAAGTTAACTGTTCCCGTCCAGCTTATTGACGCCAAATATACCTACCATTATAAAGCCATCGAGCGAGCACAGATTATTCAATATGAAAACCACAGCCTGAAAATAATCAGCCCCGAAGATCTTATTATCCTCAAACTTAAAGCGGGTGGCCCGAAGGACCTGTGGGATGTGGAAAACATACTATCTTACCAGGAAAATCTGGATATGACTTATTTGCTCCGGCAAACAAAAAGCCTGCGCGTGGACAGGCGTTTGCAAGGGATATTGGCCAGGCTTAAGCAGGAATAATGAACCCGGCAAAGGATACTGCCAATGTTGCAATCTTACTCCATAATCACACCGCTACCAGGGTGCGGCCGGTTACGGTCCAGTTCCACGCGATACTTGTAGCGGTCGGGACGGTAGGCGTTGACGGAAAGTTCTACGGGCCTGCCCCTATCATCAAAAGCCGTCCGTTCCATTATTAATAAAGGCGTCCCCACCTTCACCTGAAGGTATTCTGCTTCCCTTTTCCCGGCCCTGCCGGCAGAAATGGTCTGTACCGCCCTTTCTAGGACCAGGCCCAGCTTTTCTTCCACCAGCTCGTACAAACCGCGGCGCTCCAGGTCTTCCTCAGCCAGGCGG includes:
- a CDS encoding DUF1640 domain-containing protein, giving the protein MPEEARKEIAAGTDEQGLFPRGFDPFGYIIQQLTNMDARYEARFDRIETRIDKLDTRIDKLDSKIDTQINALRQEMHENITGLRQEMHENITGLRQEMRENITGLRQEMQENDARLQQEIAILRQEIKSGQQEIRSIHRWSIASIVTTIVGLGGVIASLLAILARLP
- a CDS encoding nucleotidyl transferase AbiEii/AbiGii toxin family protein produces the protein MDDPIIKVSAILEKIDMPYCLIGGYAVAAYGAPRYTADVDFLVSRLKDYSEQLQANLQEENLFFEISRADLLDPLGDIVTIKLTVPVQLIDAKYTYHYKAIERAQIIQYENHSLKIISPEDLIILKLKAGGPKDLWDVENILSYQENLDMTYLLRQTKSLRVDRRLQGILARLKQE